From Bacteroidota bacterium, one genomic window encodes:
- a CDS encoding GNAT family N-acetyltransferase, with amino-acid sequence MKVKRASTPEEILKCFDAIHSLRPKMTRENIVERITGMMSEGYILIYVEDDGKVPCFCGYRYANLLAWGKAIYIDDLGTVAEGRGKGYASALLDYVFDEARKNSCEQIHLDSGCFPERYDAHRLYLNKGFNIVSHHFTYKFK; translated from the coding sequence ATGAAAGTAAAACGCGCAAGTACACCTGAAGAAATCCTGAAATGTTTCGATGCGATTCATTCGCTTCGTCCAAAGATGACAAGAGAAAACATTGTTGAGAGAATCACAGGGATGATGTCTGAAGGATATATATTAATATATGTAGAAGACGATGGAAAAGTTCCCTGCTTTTGTGGGTACAGGTATGCAAACCTCCTGGCTTGGGGAAAAGCGATATACATTGACGATCTCGGAACAGTTGCTGAAGGAAGAGGAAAGGGTTATGCTTCCGCTCTGTTGGATTACGTATTTGATGAAGCGAGAAAAAATAGTTGTGAGCAAATTCATCTTGACTCCGGCTGTTTTCCGGAGCGCTATGATGCCCATCGATTGTATCTGAACAAAGGATTCAACATTGTTTCTCACCATTTTACGTATAAATTTAAATGA
- a CDS encoding YqgE/AlgH family protein, protein MAKKSSRKPKPKVGALLISEPFNPEPTFKRSVVLISQHTKKGSIGFIINKPTPLLIHEALDDFPEFDAPVYWGGSLRLDSIYYVHSVPALEGSHKIAEGVYWGGNYQQLKMMIEAGEILPDQIKFLAGYSAWDSKQLEEEIKSENWWITEADQYSTLLEEPTVVWGSVLRKMGHVYGILNNFPEDPGIN, encoded by the coding sequence ATGGCCAAGAAGAGCAGTCGGAAACCTAAACCGAAAGTAGGCGCCTTGCTGATCTCTGAGCCTTTTAACCCTGAGCCAACATTTAAACGTTCTGTGGTGCTGATCAGTCAGCATACCAAGAAAGGTTCCATCGGATTTATCATCAATAAACCTACACCTTTATTGATCCACGAGGCATTGGATGATTTCCCTGAATTCGATGCTCCTGTATATTGGGGCGGATCTTTACGTTTGGATTCTATTTATTATGTGCATTCCGTTCCCGCATTGGAGGGGAGTCACAAAATTGCAGAGGGTGTATACTGGGGAGGAAATTATCAGCAATTAAAAATGATGATCGAAGCCGGTGAGATTTTGCCGGATCAGATAAAATTCCTTGCGGGATATTCAGCATGGGATTCCAAGCAACTGGAAGAAGAAATAAAATCAGAAAACTGGTGGATTACTGAAGCTGATCAATACAGCACATTGCTTGAAGAACCAACAGTGGTCTGGGGAAGTGTACTTCGGAAAATGGGTCACGTATACGGAATCCTGAACAATTTCCCTGAGGATCCGGGGATCAATTAA
- a CDS encoding T9SS type A sorting domain-containing protein, with translation MPRLIRFFFFFAGMALISLPAIAQISSVKIMCWNLLNWPNTSSATQDSTDRCPDYRTVVQYEEPDILVTEENTSTYSTTWFLNSVMNANGPVYRQGTYIQGQDTNNGIFYKDSLFRFVSNVRITTSLRDISQFTLVFKATDDTILIYAVHLKASSGTSNELQRAGEVDDLRAVTDQLPAGTNFIVCGDFNIYGDYESAYQKLLQPHAGTDGRFYDPLIMTGTWNDPVYSIYHTQSTRLNSLGGGSYGGMNDRFDMILLSRAVTEPTGIYYQPGSLTPMGNDGNHYDQSVNYGTNTAVPTNVANALYYSSDHLPVYAWFDIGPTSGIEEQNTSVFNLNVYPNPIQDHGKITFQTTHSAYANLQLSDITGKVIWDSGMNFYPPGRSELEIPAFLLKNPGLYFLSLKSDNILINKKILILN, from the coding sequence ATGCCAAGGCTCATACGTTTCTTTTTCTTCTTTGCCGGTATGGCACTGATTTCTTTGCCAGCGATTGCACAGATTTCATCTGTGAAAATCATGTGCTGGAATCTGCTCAACTGGCCGAATACCAGTTCGGCAACACAGGATAGTACCGATCGCTGTCCTGATTACCGTACAGTTGTGCAATACGAAGAACCGGATATTCTGGTCACAGAAGAAAATACTTCGACTTATAGTACCACCTGGTTTCTGAATAGTGTGATGAATGCCAATGGTCCTGTATACCGTCAGGGAACTTATATTCAGGGACAGGATACGAACAATGGCATCTTTTACAAGGATTCACTTTTTCGGTTTGTGAGTAACGTCCGGATTACAACATCGCTCAGAGACATCAGTCAATTTACACTTGTCTTCAAAGCGACGGACGATACAATTCTGATTTATGCTGTTCATCTTAAAGCGAGCAGTGGAACTTCCAATGAGTTGCAAAGAGCAGGGGAGGTGGACGATCTTCGGGCGGTTACTGATCAGCTGCCAGCCGGAACTAACTTTATAGTATGTGGTGATTTTAATATCTATGGCGACTATGAAAGCGCTTATCAGAAACTTCTTCAGCCGCATGCTGGTACTGATGGCAGGTTTTATGATCCGCTAATCATGACAGGCACCTGGAACGATCCGGTTTACAGTATTTATCACACTCAGTCGACAAGATTAAATTCCCTTGGCGGTGGTTCATACGGAGGTATGAATGATCGCTTTGATATGATTTTACTTTCTCGTGCTGTAACTGAACCCACAGGTATTTATTATCAACCCGGTTCGCTCACACCGATGGGAAACGACGGAAACCATTACGATCAGTCTGTGAACTATGGCACCAATACCGCTGTTCCCACAAACGTGGCGAATGCTTTGTATTACTCTTCTGATCATTTACCGGTATATGCATGGTTTGATATCGGTCCGACTAGCGGAATAGAAGAACAAAATACTTCTGTCTTTAACCTGAATGTGTATCCAAATCCAATTCAGGATCATGGGAAAATTACTTTTCAAACAACACATTCAGCTTATGCAAACCTGCAGCTGAGCGATATTACCGGAAAAGTCATCTGGGATTCCGGGATGAATTTTTACCCGCCGGGAAGGTCAGAACTTGAGATTCCAGCTTTTTTATTGAAAAATCCTGGTCTTTATTTCCTTTCCTTGAAATCAGATAATATACTGATTAACAAGAAGATACTTATTCTCAATTAA
- a CDS encoding S41 family peptidase codes for MSRYLALILTAYLFAGTIHSSYSQALQPTKMDYALEVIKYYYVDTVNDKKLTEEALKAMIKTLDPHSVYIPLEEMREMNEPLVGKFEGVGIQFNIHEDTIMVTQTIPGGPSEKLGIRAGDRIVTIDDKNVASIKITNNDVLKKLRGDKGTKVKVAIFRRGVPELIEYVITRDQIPLFSVDASYMVAPQIGYIKISRFADSTVEEFKKALSKLKEQGATSLILDLQNNGGGYLNRAVELSDEFLSEGKKIVYTRGRNSPSDDFNSTTTGGWEKGKLAILIDETSASASEIVSGAVQDWDRGLIIGRRSFGKGLVQKPFQLPDGSVIRLTVAHYYTPSGRCIQKPYQLGDEDEYDSDLNNRYKQGELFNADSIHFADSTKYFTNAKRVVKGGGGIMPDLFVPLDTTMGSNYYSNLLRKGALNDFTLTYTDNNRNQLKTDYPTIQVFREKFKIEQKFLDDFFAFAAKQGVTMDTAGYNASLPLIKIQLKALLARNLWDTDAYFEVINDLNGALQKAIEAISNNTFEKMKLAGK; via the coding sequence ATTTCCCGTTACCTGGCATTAATTCTTACTGCTTACTTGTTCGCAGGAACTATTCATTCCTCATACTCACAGGCGCTCCAGCCTACAAAAATGGATTATGCTCTGGAAGTGATTAAATATTATTATGTGGATACGGTAAATGATAAGAAGCTTACCGAAGAAGCTTTGAAAGCGATGATCAAAACCCTGGATCCGCATTCAGTTTATATTCCGCTTGAGGAAATGCGTGAAATGAATGAACCATTGGTGGGTAAGTTTGAAGGAGTGGGAATTCAATTCAATATCCATGAAGATACCATCATGGTCACACAAACCATTCCCGGAGGCCCTTCTGAAAAACTCGGAATTCGTGCCGGTGACAGGATCGTTACCATTGATGATAAAAATGTAGCCAGTATCAAAATCACTAACAATGATGTCCTTAAAAAACTTCGCGGCGATAAAGGAACGAAAGTGAAAGTAGCGATTTTCCGTCGTGGGGTTCCTGAGCTTATTGAATACGTCATTACCAGGGATCAGATTCCATTGTTTAGTGTGGATGCCTCCTACATGGTCGCTCCGCAGATTGGTTATATTAAAATCAGCCGTTTTGCTGATTCAACGGTAGAAGAATTTAAAAAGGCTTTGAGCAAACTGAAAGAACAAGGCGCGACCAGTCTTATCCTGGATTTGCAAAATAACGGTGGTGGTTATCTCAACCGTGCTGTAGAACTTTCGGATGAATTCCTCTCTGAAGGAAAGAAAATTGTATACACACGAGGCAGAAACAGTCCGTCTGACGATTTTAATTCTACTACTACCGGAGGATGGGAAAAAGGAAAACTTGCAATTCTGATCGACGAGACATCCGCATCTGCTTCTGAAATTGTTTCCGGAGCTGTACAGGATTGGGACCGCGGACTGATTATCGGTCGCCGTTCATTCGGGAAAGGCCTTGTTCAGAAACCTTTTCAGTTGCCTGATGGTTCCGTCATCCGTTTGACCGTTGCACACTATTATACGCCTTCAGGAAGATGTATTCAGAAACCTTATCAATTGGGTGATGAAGATGAATACGATTCCGATCTGAACAACCGGTACAAACAAGGCGAATTGTTTAATGCGGACAGCATTCATTTTGCTGATTCAACAAAGTATTTTACCAATGCAAAACGTGTTGTAAAAGGTGGCGGTGGAATTATGCCGGATTTGTTTGTTCCACTTGATACAACTATGGGCAGCAATTATTACAGCAACCTGCTTCGCAAAGGAGCATTAAATGATTTTACACTGACCTATACCGATAACAACCGTAATCAGTTAAAAACAGATTATCCAACCATCCAGGTGTTCCGCGAGAAATTTAAAATTGAACAAAAATTCCTCGACGACTTTTTTGCATTTGCTGCAAAACAAGGGGTAACCATGGATACTGCCGGCTATAATGCTTCCTTACCGCTAATAAAAATTCAACTCAAAGCTTTGTTAGCCCGAAATCTTTGGGATACGGATGCATATTTTGAAGTGATCAATGATCTCAATGGTGCATTACAAAAAGCGATAGAAGCAATCAGCAACAACACATTCGAGAAAATGAAACTCGCCGGTAAATAA